A single genomic interval of Schistocerca americana isolate TAMUIC-IGC-003095 chromosome 2, iqSchAmer2.1, whole genome shotgun sequence harbors:
- the LOC124595058 gene encoding uncharacterized protein LOC124595058 produces MMGPRFRQGSCRLCLWESNSLWDIFGELAERRNFARKIQACVNIIVSKDDGLSSLICPNCIYKIELFYDFQTSCKRSDDLQKRYNGVEDAGCGDCDAAEDGLPGTALHCAVSNSHKDAQGPVETIDIKEEPIDDDDDDEAAVEGVDDEQFEDAEVEIEVVAVAQDRTAEGTTATEQQQQQQKEKGRGEEVVSGNGSCLQLTPPRSPSVASEATYSASESGSSTERNSPEQQQQEGEERAEGRCSDLSREGGGSICRYCAKWHPDPQTCQEHERSCPRRSGADGHHQQQQQQEEVEEETAAAVPLRPPPPPGKYSNRCRFCTKWFQKTSVCRVHERECAPLHGYAAPELASGRGSGKRCRSCSALFLSKAGRGIHEYHCFRRERQIQSGELPPVAPGAAEPQSQSTALRRLPPTPKYCNQCRFCRRYFPRVPLRRLHEAQCGPRFGYRPSTTTPQTVPSPPCEGAGERQCSYCGKRFKTLAGRNGHEHYCRRRPLPTRHNLAANQCRYCHARYLSRSHRLSHELSCAEASGWLDGPKADAALQAGGRDAVKCRYCGKGHLKWRSLLTHEFHCRRKVPPRGEAGPQLAAEAGPQVTAEANTQVAAEADTQDATEAAVEVVEPSAPEVAEAPAPPGDTGSSGDNDKDESFSPSGSTASGDKRQGSLNRCNRCHKWCKTKHGRKLHEEYCSRNFHMTIAGRWYKCSYCSRVFLRRCSCVMHERHCPQATDRTCDSGTVGRAAVSVVPERREQQLGSTACDGAQLRGGSTDEREVIFPGLSQSERKRKNVDSPSCLPSAANAKEMDVCMCRYCDKAFKYRECLRTHEVKCGAIAAYQYSTPPHRSPTFFTCPLCRKAFKFRRKLHNHWKVCRARTSVVAEAGELNREAKSTRAIPERLEGSGGGGGVTAPFGTESSPGEDRVEWRGWPSGYSQTVADSLTDDDSVTSVADSSGLSCKLCHKDFCSRVLLELHTLNECVYQRIRNDHAYAQCESPSVDESTLMRMARVELQRLLLCSCCGRIFGDRQELSDHELAERQRHGQTSTEARDQSSGDLEATHVQKRIKLAEATRELGLHLEGRGQQESNCRVEQLTANYQAVPATDKLEDADSRRESNKNCLLQEILLDGDCQQLLQNLTSEEKMKQVYSEDSDQKLEIKKEEIDFQHLERQHLESANGERGLSNKSVLQTLVKNNSDCKQEHLKDDPGKKVPSTNSGLEQESQRVIVHPQHQECISDDDKWQLQNKMPNLAHLLQQQ; encoded by the coding sequence GGACTTCCGGGTACGGCTCTGCACTGCGCCGTCTCAAATAGCCACAAGGACGCGCAGGGTCCTGTGGAGACGATAGACATCAAAGAAGAGCCtattgacgacgacgacgacgatgaagcGGCGGTAGAGGGCGTGGACGACGAGCAATTCGAGGATGCCGAAGTGGAAATAGAGGTGGTGGCCGTGGCACAGGACAGGACGGCAGAGGGCACCACGGCGAcggagcagcagcaacagcagcagaaggaAAAGGGCAGGGGGGAGGAGGTGGTCTCGGGGAACGGTAGCTGCCTGCAGCTGACTCCGCCGCGGTCGCCGTCTGTCGCGTCTGAAGCGACGTACTCTGCATCGGAGTCAGGCAGCTCGACAGAAAGGAACTcgcccgagcagcagcagcaggagggggAGGAAAGGGCGGAGGGTCGCTGCTCCGACCTCAGTAGGGAGGGCGGCGGCAGCATCTGCAGGTACTGCGCCAAGTGGCACCCCGACCCGCAAACCTGCCAGGAGCACGAGCGCAGCTGCCCGCGCCGCAGCGGCGCAGAcggccaccaccagcagcagcagcagcaggaggaggtggaggaggaaacGGCGGCGGCGGTGCCgctgcggccgccgccgccgccgggcaAGTACTCCAACAGGTGCCGCTTCTGCACCAAGTGGTTCCAGAAGACGAGCGTCTGCCGCGTCCATGAGAGGGAGTGTGCCCCTCTGCACGGTTACGCGGCGCCCGAGCTGGCTAGCGGCCGCGGCTCCGGCAAACGCTGCCGCTCCTGCTCGGCGCTCTTCCTGTCTAAAGCTGGCCGCGGCATCCACGAGTACCACTGCTTCCGCCGCGAACGCCAGATCCAGAGTGGCGAGCTGCCGCCGGTCGCGCCCGGTGCCGCAGAGCCGCAGTCCCAGAGCACAGCGCTGCGCAGACTGCCGCCGACGCCCAAGTACTGCAACCAGTGCCGCTTCTGCCGTAGGTACTTCCCGCGTGTGCCGTTGCGCCGCCTCCACGAGGCCCAGTGCGGCCCCCGTTTCGGCTACCGGCCGTCAACGACGACGCCACAGACGGTCCCCAGCCCTCCCTGTGAGGGCGCCGGCGAGAGGCAGTGCTCCTACTGTGGCAAGCGGTTCAAGACGTTGGCGGGCCGCAACGGGCACGAGCACTATTGCCGGCGCCGCCCCCTCCCGACGCGTCACAACCTGGCCGCCAATCAGTGCCGCTACTGCCACGCGCGCTACCTCTCGCGGTCGCACCGCCTCTCCCACGAACTCTCGTGCGCCGAGGCCTCCGGATGGCTGGATGGGCCGAAAGCGGACGCTGCGTTGCAGGCCGGTGGGAGAGATGCTGTCAAGTGCCGCTACTGCGGCAAGGGCCACCTCAAGTGGCGGTCGCTGCTCACCCACGAGTTCCACTGCCGACGTAAGGTGCCGCCACGTGGCGAGGCGGGCCCGCAGCTGGCTGCGGAGGCGGGCCCGCAGGTGACTGCGGAGGCGAACACGCAGGTGGCTGCGGAGGCGGACACGCAGGACGCTACGGAGGCGGCTGTGGAGGTGGTGGAGCCATCAGCACCAGAGGTGGCGGAGGCACCAGCACCACCTGGTGATACAGGCAGCAGTGGTGACAACGATAAGGACGAGAGCTTCAGTCCTTCTGGCAGCACTGCGTCTGGGGACAAGAGGCAGGGCTCACTCAATCGTTGCAATCGTTGCCACAAGTGGTGTAAGACCAAGCACGGCCGGAAGTTGCACGAGGAATATTGCTCGCGCAATTTTCACATGACTATCGCAGGAAGGTGGTACAAGTGTTCGTATTGCTCTCGAGTCTTCCTCAGACGTTGTTCTTGTGTCATGCACGAGCGTCACTGTCCCCAGGCTACAGACCGTACGTGCGACTCTGGTACAGTCGGTCGTGCAGCTGTGTCTGTTGTGCCAGAAAGACGAGAGCAGCAGTTAGGATCGACTGCCTGTGACGGTGCGCAGTTACGTGGCGGATCGACGGACGAACGGGAAGTAATATTTCCAGGGCTGTCACAGTCAGAACGGAAGAGGAAGAATGTGGACAGCCCGTCGTGTCTACCATCAGCTGCTAATGCCAAAGAAATGGATGTCTGCATGTGCCGGTATTGCGACAAGGCCTTCAAGTACCGCGAGTGCCTGCGTACCCACGAAGTGAAATGCGGTGCAATTGCTGCCTACCAGTATAGCACCCCGCCCCACCGTTCACCCACCTTCTTCACGTGCCCTCTCTGCCGCAAGGCTTTCAAGTTCCGCAGAAAGCTCCACAATCACTGGAAAGTCTGCAGGGCACGCACTTCTGTCGTAGCTGAAGCGGGTGAACTGAACAGGGAAGCGAAATCAACACGGGCCATACCTGAGCGACTAGAGGGAAGTGGTGGAGGCGGAGGAGTAACGGCGCCATTTGGCACAGAGTCCTCTCCGGGCGAAGACCGCGTGGAGTGGCGCGGCTGGCCCAGCGGCTACTCCCAGACAGTTGCGGACTCCCTTACCGATGACGACAGCGTCACCAGTGTGGCAGACTCGTCCGGTCTGAGCTGCAAGCTCTGCCACAAGGATTTCTGCTCGAGGGTGCTGCTAGAGCTGCACACACTAAATGAATGTGTTTACCAGCGCATCCGCAATGACCACGCCTATGCCCAGTGTGAGTCACCCAGTGTTGACGAGTCCACACTGATGCGCATGGCCAGAGTCGAGCTGCAGCGGCTGCTGCTCTGCTCATGCTGCGGCCGTATCTTTGGGGATCGGCAGGAGCTGTCGGACCACGAGCTGGCTGAGAGGCAGAGGCATGGCCAGACGTCGACAGAGGCTCGAGATCAGTCTTCGGGAGACCTCGAGGCCACCCACGTGCAGAAAAGGATAAAACTCGCAGAGGCGACGCGTGAGTTGGGTCTGCATCTGGAAGGTAGAGGACAGCAAGAATCCAACTGCAGGGTGGAGCAGCTGACGGCAAATTATCAGGCAGTTCCAGCAACTGATAAACTGGAGGATGCAGACAGCAGGCGAGAATCAAATAAAAACTGTCTCCTGCAGGAAATTCTTCTGGATGGTGATTGCCAGCAATTGCTACAGAATCTCACTTCTGAAGAAAAGATGAAACAGGTCTATTCAGAGGATAGCGATCAGAAGCTGGAGATAAAAAAAGAAGAGATTGATTTCCAGCACCTGGAAAGGCAGCATTTGGAGAGTGCGAATGGTGAACGAGGATTGAGTAACAAATCAGTACTTCAGACACTGGTCAAAAATAATAGTGATTGTAAGCAAGAACATCTTAAAGATGACCCCGGTAAAAAGGTTCCTTCCACTAACAGTGGACTAGAACAGGAGAGCCAAAGAGTAATAGTTCATCCGCAGCATCAGGAATGTATCTCCGATGACGACAAATGGCAATTGCAGAACAAAATGCCAAATCTGGCTCATTTGCTGCAACAACAGTGA